A window of Esox lucius isolate fEsoLuc1 chromosome 18, fEsoLuc1.pri, whole genome shotgun sequence contains these coding sequences:
- the LOC105030425 gene encoding E3 ubiquitin/ISG15 ligase TRIM25 isoform X1 → MESLSCPICLEHLKEPVTTACGHSYCMDCIEGCWDQDEAKGVYRCPQCRQTFIPRPVLMKNIMLADVVEKLKKTGLQVSPSAHYYAGPGDVACDVCTGRRFTAVKTCLGCLASYCNTHLQPHCQSEELKMHKLVDTSTELQDKVCSHPESQPEVICQTDQQCLCYLCTMEEHTGHERVSSETKKADKQKQLGLKQGKLHYQQRIQESERKLMELKQTMTIITDFTQSAVEDSEKIFAEMICSMERRRSEVKDMIRAQENAAARRTEGLQKILEQEIAELMRRRDAELDQLSSTEEHIPFLQTAQSLGDLVDPKGLCSPLISSALGFDDLKRKITELKKRLDHICQEEVEKMSCSAIEHHCKKWGSITPVHSVLTTPSYQVTGQEVTLNLLRKEQGFGFRMVGGYDTFEKILITDIVRHSAAHRDGRLKRGDELVAVNNVPVNQKTHEDVVALIRKAGQNGQVTLMVRRNIQTDIYHQESKGM, encoded by the exons ATGGAGTCTCTTAGCTGTCCCATCTGTCTGGAACATCTGAAGGAGCCAGTCACCACTGCCTGTGGACATAGTTACTGTATGGACTGTATTGAGGGCTGCTGGGACCAAGATGAGGCTAAAGGTGTGTACAGATGCCCCCAGTGTAGACAGACCTTCATCCCAAGACCTGTTCTGATGAAGAACATCATGCTGGCCGATGTAGTGGAGAAACTGAAGAAGACAGGACTACAAGTGTCTCCTTCTGCTCACTATTATGCCGGACCTGGAGATGTAGCATGTGATGTCTGCACTGGGAGAAGGTTTACAGCTGTCAAGACCTGTCTGGGGTGTCTGGCCTCTTACTGCAACACCCATCTTCAGCCTCACTGCCAATCTGAGGAACTAAAGATGCACAAGTTGGTCGACACGTCAACAGAACTGCAGGACAAGGTCTGCTCTCATCCAGAAAGCCAGCCGGAGGTTATCTGCCAGACCGATCAGCAGTGTCTCTGTTATCTGTGCACCATGGAAGAACATACAGGCCACGAGAGAGTGTCATCTGAAACAAAGAAGGCTGACAAACAG AAACAGCTGGGTTTGAAACAGGGGAAGTTGCACTACCAGCAGAGGATCCAGGAGAGCGAAAGGAAGCTGATGGAGTTGAAACAGACTATGACCATTATCACA GACTTCACACAATCAGCTGTGGAGGACAGTGAGAAGATCTTTGCTGAGATGATCTGCTCCATGGAGAGAAGACGCTCCGAGGTGAAGGACATGATCAGAGCCCAGGAGAACGCTGCTGCCAGACGGACTGAGGGACTCCAGAAGATCCTGGAGCAGGAGATAGCGGAACTGATGAGGAGGAGAGACGCTGAGTTGGACCAGCTGTCATCCACTGAAGAGCACATTCCTTTCCTCCAG aCTGCTCAGTCTCTTGGTGACCTGGTTGATCCCAAAGGTCTATGCAGTCCCCTCATTAGCTCTGCTCTGGGGTTTGATGATCTGAAGAGGAAAATCACTGAGCTCAAGAAAAGACTGGATCACATCTGTCAAGAAGAGGTGGAGAAGATGTCCTGTTCAG CCATTGAGCACCATTGTAAAAAGTGGGGGAGCATCACTCCAGTGCACTCTGTCCTCACTACACCCTCGTACCAGGTCACAGGTCAAGAGGTCACCCTGAACCTGTTGAGGAAGGAACAGGGATTTGGGTTCAGAATGGTTGGAGGATATGACACTTTTGAGAAG ATTCTAATTACGGATATAGTGAGACACTCGGCAGCTCACCGCGACGGCCGTTTGAAGAGGGGCGATGAGCTGGTGGCGGTGAACAACGTGCCCGTGAACCAGAAAACACATGAAGACGTTGTGGCCCTGATTAGAAAGGCTGGACAGAATGGTCAGGTGACCCTGATGGTCAGGAGGAACATTCAGACGGACATTTATCACCAAGAAAGTAAAGGGATGTAA
- the LOC105030425 gene encoding E3 ubiquitin/ISG15 ligase TRIM25 isoform X2 — translation MESLSCPICLEHLKEPVTTACGHSYCMDCIEGCWDQDEAKGVYRCPQCRQTFIPRPVLMKNIMLADVVEKLKKTGLQVSPSAHYYAGPGDVACDVCTGRRFTAVKTCLGCLASYCNTHLQPHCQSEELKMHKLVDTSTELQDKVCSHPESQPEVICQTDQQCLCYLCTMEEHTGHERVSSETKKADKQLGLKQGKLHYQQRIQESERKLMELKQTMTIITDFTQSAVEDSEKIFAEMICSMERRRSEVKDMIRAQENAAARRTEGLQKILEQEIAELMRRRDAELDQLSSTEEHIPFLQTAQSLGDLVDPKGLCSPLISSALGFDDLKRKITELKKRLDHICQEEVEKMSCSAIEHHCKKWGSITPVHSVLTTPSYQVTGQEVTLNLLRKEQGFGFRMVGGYDTFEKILITDIVRHSAAHRDGRLKRGDELVAVNNVPVNQKTHEDVVALIRKAGQNGQVTLMVRRNIQTDIYHQESKGM, via the exons ATGGAGTCTCTTAGCTGTCCCATCTGTCTGGAACATCTGAAGGAGCCAGTCACCACTGCCTGTGGACATAGTTACTGTATGGACTGTATTGAGGGCTGCTGGGACCAAGATGAGGCTAAAGGTGTGTACAGATGCCCCCAGTGTAGACAGACCTTCATCCCAAGACCTGTTCTGATGAAGAACATCATGCTGGCCGATGTAGTGGAGAAACTGAAGAAGACAGGACTACAAGTGTCTCCTTCTGCTCACTATTATGCCGGACCTGGAGATGTAGCATGTGATGTCTGCACTGGGAGAAGGTTTACAGCTGTCAAGACCTGTCTGGGGTGTCTGGCCTCTTACTGCAACACCCATCTTCAGCCTCACTGCCAATCTGAGGAACTAAAGATGCACAAGTTGGTCGACACGTCAACAGAACTGCAGGACAAGGTCTGCTCTCATCCAGAAAGCCAGCCGGAGGTTATCTGCCAGACCGATCAGCAGTGTCTCTGTTATCTGTGCACCATGGAAGAACATACAGGCCACGAGAGAGTGTCATCTGAAACAAAGAAGGCTGACAAACAG CTGGGTTTGAAACAGGGGAAGTTGCACTACCAGCAGAGGATCCAGGAGAGCGAAAGGAAGCTGATGGAGTTGAAACAGACTATGACCATTATCACA GACTTCACACAATCAGCTGTGGAGGACAGTGAGAAGATCTTTGCTGAGATGATCTGCTCCATGGAGAGAAGACGCTCCGAGGTGAAGGACATGATCAGAGCCCAGGAGAACGCTGCTGCCAGACGGACTGAGGGACTCCAGAAGATCCTGGAGCAGGAGATAGCGGAACTGATGAGGAGGAGAGACGCTGAGTTGGACCAGCTGTCATCCACTGAAGAGCACATTCCTTTCCTCCAG aCTGCTCAGTCTCTTGGTGACCTGGTTGATCCCAAAGGTCTATGCAGTCCCCTCATTAGCTCTGCTCTGGGGTTTGATGATCTGAAGAGGAAAATCACTGAGCTCAAGAAAAGACTGGATCACATCTGTCAAGAAGAGGTGGAGAAGATGTCCTGTTCAG CCATTGAGCACCATTGTAAAAAGTGGGGGAGCATCACTCCAGTGCACTCTGTCCTCACTACACCCTCGTACCAGGTCACAGGTCAAGAGGTCACCCTGAACCTGTTGAGGAAGGAACAGGGATTTGGGTTCAGAATGGTTGGAGGATATGACACTTTTGAGAAG ATTCTAATTACGGATATAGTGAGACACTCGGCAGCTCACCGCGACGGCCGTTTGAAGAGGGGCGATGAGCTGGTGGCGGTGAACAACGTGCCCGTGAACCAGAAAACACATGAAGACGTTGTGGCCCTGATTAGAAAGGCTGGACAGAATGGTCAGGTGACCCTGATGGTCAGGAGGAACATTCAGACGGACATTTATCACCAAGAAAGTAAAGGGATGTAA